GGTTGCGCGCCGAAGACGCGCCGATCATGGCGTTCAGCGTGGCGGAGGATGAGTTGCGCGGCATGGACACGAGCGCGCTGGTCGGGCACTTGGCGGCCTGGAATTATTACCAAAGCGTGGACACGCCGCAAAACAAGAAGTTCGTGGCGAACTTCAAGGCGTATTGCAAGAAGAACAACCTGCCCGATGGGGAGAATCGGGTCACCGACGACCCCATCGAAGCCGCGTACTTCGGCGTCTACGTGTGGAAGCAAGCCGTGGAAAAAGCGGGATCGATCGAGGTGGACAAGGTGCGCAAGGCGGTCTACGGGCAAAAGTTCCTGGCGCCGGGCGGGCAGATCATGATGGATGAGGCCAATCAGCATACGCACAAGCCGGTGCTGATCGGCGAAATTCTGAAGAACGGTCAGTTCAAGACGATTTGGCGGTCCAAGGGCTTGGTGAAACCCGAGCCCTGGAGCGAGTACACCAATCCCGAGAAGGGCTGCGATTGGATCAATCATCAAGGGACCTATCAGAAGAAATAGGCGCGGGCCGCGAGACGGTTTCACGGGCCGCGCTGACAATGGGTCCATCGTCTGTCAGGGGGGTGCTGGAATCTTTCTTGACGAAGATTCCAGCCCTCGTGTTGGGACTGTCAGTTGCCAAAGTTCATGCACGGAGGTTTGTTTGTGATGAGCTTGGCCCGCTCCCGATGCATGTGTGCACGCTTGTGTGGGATTCGCTGGTCGCTCCGATCGAACCTGCGCGTATCAAGCTCAAGAGCGAGGACGCGGCTCTCCAGAGTGCGGCGGCGCTCTTGCAGTAAACTCGACGGTTCCGCTTCCCTAGGGGATCTCCCGCCAATCTTTCAGGATTTCCCCGATAGAACTACGCCGTCTTTTATGAGATATCTAACGCCGCAACATGGATAGAATGATTACTGCATCAATTAGTGTGGATACACCACTTCAAGGGCATGCACCGGTTTTAAGGCTTGGTGAAACCTGAACCGTGGAGTGATTAGGCGAACCCAGAGAAGGAGTGCAATTGGGTGAATCATCACGAGACCTATCAGAAGTAGCGATAGGGCGGGTTCGATCACGAATGTGGACTGCGTGTCAGGCTTTGTCCGGTGGTCCATGTCCGATCCATGTATTCGATGAAGAGCGGCGCGGACGGGCCTGACCGATATTGGGCCGGACGCTATCACCAAAATGGAGATCCATGCGTAGAGGATTAGTTCCATTCTCCAAAATCGTTATTGTTCTTTTCCTCCTGATCGTTTCACAAGGAACGACAGTGGCAGGGCAACCGTTGGCTACGGAGGCTGCCGCAGTAGCCGCCTCTCCGATCGAACAAGCACTTCTCGACATCAAAAGCGAGGATGCGGCGGTTCGGAGCGCGGCGGCGGCGCTCCTCATCGAAAAGGGAGATGCCAGTCTTCTATCGGCACTCGATGCAATTCGTGCCGAGGCGGATCGGGCGACCCGGCAAGCCATCAAGCCCGTGATCGATCTACTGAAGAACCATGCCAATCTCACCAGTGACCAGTCGGATACCCGACGGTCAGCCGCCGCCGATCTGGTCGGCACCGGCCGACCGGAAGCCATTGCCTGGCTGGAGCAGGCGGCGGTGAAGGAGCCCGTCTGGTGGGTCAAGTACACGATGGAGGAATCCGCACAGCTGCTTCGGCTTCGTGCTGACAATCACGCTGTCCGAGTGGTTGCTGTCAAGAAGCTCGGAGAGCTCCGCAGTCAGAACGGTGTGCCGGTGCTCAAAGAATTCGTGGACGTCGGCGCCCAGAGCGGGGCTACGGACGAGCAGCGCGCGTTGGCGGACGCGGCCCACGCGTCGATCCGACAGATTGAGTCGTGGAGTTGGTGGGCGGGCGCCATCGAGACCTTCTTCCGGGGCATCAGTCTCAGTTCGATTCTGTTGATCATGTCCCTGGGCCTGGCGATCGTCTTCGGCTTGATGGGCGTCATCAATATGGCGCACGGCGAGTTGATGATGATCGGCGCCTATGCCACGTTCGTCACGCAACAAGCGTTTATCGCCTGGGTGTCTCCCGAGATGTTTGACTGGTACTTCCCTGTGGCGTTACCCGTCGCCTTTCTTGCGGCCGCGGCATTCGGGTGGCTGCTCGAGGCCACCGTCGTGCGCTTTCTCTACGGCCGCCTGCTGGAAACCCTGTTGGCGACGTGGGGCGTGAGTTTGATCCTCATGCAGGCGGCTCGGGTGTATTTCGGCGATCTGACGGCGGTCATTGCGCCGCAGGCGCTGCGAGGTGGGGCGCAGGTGATGGTCGGGGTCTACCTTCCGTACAATAGGATTTTCATCATCATCTTGTCGATTGCCTGTGTCCTGGGGATTTACTTTTTGCTCTTCCGATCAAATCTTGGGATTCGGGTCCGGTCGGTCACGCAAAACCGCAATATGAGCGCCTGTCTTGGGATCCCGACCCGCAAAGTGGACTCCTATACCTTTGCCTTTGCCTCCGGGTTGGCTGGAATCGCAGGTTGGGCCCTCACGATGGTGGGGAATGTCGATCCCGGACTCGGGCAGAACTATATCGTCGATGCCTTCATGGTCGTGGTGACCGGAGGCGTGGGGAAACTCGCCGGCACGATCTGGGCTTCGTTAGGGATCGGCGGGCTGAACAAACTGATTGAACCGGTCAGTGGAGCCGTCTATGGAAAGGTCTTTATCCTGGTCGGTGTGATTTTATTCTTGCAATGGCGGCCGCAGGGTTTGTTTGCCGCAAAAGGACGCAGCGCCGATGCCTGAACAAATGGTCGCTCGCCAGGACAGCCGAGAAACATTGTCCTTCTATGTGACAGGGCTCATTTTGTTGCTGGTCCTGCCGTTATTGAATGTGCTGACTCCTGAGGACTCCTGGCTCCACCTCTCAGATTTTCGCTTGAATCAATTCGGCAAGTTCTTGTGTTTTGCCATTCTCGCGCTTGGACTCGACCTGATCTGGGGTTATTGCGGTGTGCTCAGCATGGGGCAGGGGGTCTTTTTCGGGTTCGGCGCCTATTGCATGGGGATGTATCTGGCCCTGCAGATCGGGAAGGAAAGTGTGTATGGAAGCGAGCTCCCGGACTTTATGGTCTGGACGCAGGTCAAAGAATTGCCGTTCTTTTGGTATCCATTCAAGAGTTTTGCAGGTGCATTCTTGGGGGCTATTCTTGTTCCTGTGCTCTTCGCGACGATATTCGGG
The nucleotide sequence above comes from Candidatus Nitrospira nitrificans. Encoded proteins:
- the urtB gene encoding urea ABC transporter permease subunit UrtB, whose protein sequence is MRRGLVPFSKIVIVLFLLIVSQGTTVAGQPLATEAAAVAASPIEQALLDIKSEDAAVRSAAAALLIEKGDASLLSALDAIRAEADRATRQAIKPVIDLLKNHANLTSDQSDTRRSAAADLVGTGRPEAIAWLEQAAVKEPVWWVKYTMEESAQLLRLRADNHAVRVVAVKKLGELRSQNGVPVLKEFVDVGAQSGATDEQRALADAAHASIRQIESWSWWAGAIETFFRGISLSSILLIMSLGLAIVFGLMGVINMAHGELMMIGAYATFVTQQAFIAWVSPEMFDWYFPVALPVAFLAAAAFGWLLEATVVRFLYGRLLETLLATWGVSLILMQAARVYFGDLTAVIAPQALRGGAQVMVGVYLPYNRIFIIILSIACVLGIYFLLFRSNLGIRVRSVTQNRNMSACLGIPTRKVDSYTFAFASGLAGIAGWALTMVGNVDPGLGQNYIVDAFMVVVTGGVGKLAGTIWASLGIGGLNKLIEPVSGAVYGKVFILVGVILFLQWRPQGLFAAKGRSADA